The proteins below come from a single bacterium genomic window:
- a CDS encoding VOC family protein, producing the protein MNIKGLIHVNINCSDFDVSREFYEKLGFELFLEVPEYSPPEVTAAVGFSAYELRGGLMRLRDSNPPFVIDLLQWKSPSDPEAPYSRLNHLGIARVALLSTDLDADLAELRERKVEIVSEPATVVWEDGPSTRFVCFKDPDGTVLELVQVLP; encoded by the coding sequence GTGAATATCAAGGGATTGATTCACGTGAACATCAATTGCAGCGACTTCGATGTATCGCGTGAGTTCTACGAAAAGCTCGGCTTCGAACTCTTTCTCGAGGTCCCGGAATACAGCCCTCCGGAAGTAACGGCGGCCGTCGGGTTCTCGGCGTACGAACTTCGCGGGGGCCTCATGCGCCTACGAGACTCCAATCCCCCCTTCGTGATCGACCTCCTGCAATGGAAGAGCCCAAGCGATCCCGAGGCCCCCTACTCCAGGCTCAATCACCTGGGAATCGCGCGCGTAGCCCTCCTGAGCACGGATCTCGATGCGGATCTCGCCGAACTGCGCGAGCGAAAAGTCGAGATCGTGAGCGAACCGGCCACAGTCGTCTGGGAGGATGGACCGAGTACGCGCTTCGTCTGCTTCAAGGATCCGGACGGCACGGTCCTCGAACTCGTTCAAGTTCTTCCCTGA